In one window of Deltaproteobacteria bacterium DNA:
- a CDS encoding elongation factor G yields the protein MEHDLSLTRNIGISAHIDAGKTTLTERILFYTQRIHAMHDVKGKDGVGAVMDSMELERERGITIASAATHCTWKDHAINIIDTPGHVDFTIEVERSLRVLDGGVLVLCAVGGVQSQSITVDRQMARYGVPCLAFVNKCDRSGANPARITNDLKDKLNHNAVPIQLPIGVGADFEGVVDLVKMKAVYFDGENGEDIRVEEIPASMKDAAEAARETLVDAASMFSDDLMEAALGGEISEELLIGGIRAATLARKMTPVLMGTAYRNKGVQLLLDAVTLYLPNPGEKENKAIDLDNAEADIVLSADPAKPLVALAFKLEDGRYGQLTYVRVYQGTLAKGSTIKNSRTGKKVKVGRAVRMHASQMEDIPEIPAGTIGALFGVECASGDTFTDPDLNLSLTSMHVPKPVISLSLTAEDNKSQSAMAKALNRFVKEDPTFTCRVDSETSETIISGMGELHLEIYVERMKREYGAAVVTGAPQVAYRETITQKATFNYTHKKQTGGSGQYGRIAGGLEPAIEEDFVFDNKITGGAIPTNFIPACEKGFKECMAKGQLLGFPVTGVKVYINDGASHAVDSSDMAFQAAARGAFREAYPKAKPVILEPIMKLSVESPTEFQGAVMGTIVQRRGIILGSQDEGAMCRVEAEVPLSEMFGYSTVLRSATQGKAQFTMEFAIYRRVPGDVAERLVAQAKEAKGKSN from the coding sequence ATGGAACACGATCTGTCTCTCACCAGAAACATCGGCATCTCGGCCCACATCGACGCGGGCAAGACCACCCTCACGGAACGCATCCTCTTTTACACCCAGCGCATCCACGCCATGCACGACGTGAAGGGCAAGGACGGCGTGGGCGCGGTCATGGACTCCATGGAGCTGGAGCGCGAGCGCGGCATCACCATTGCCTCGGCGGCCACCCACTGCACCTGGAAGGACCATGCGATCAACATCATAGACACCCCCGGCCACGTCGACTTCACCATCGAGGTGGAGCGCAGCCTTCGGGTGCTGGACGGAGGCGTCCTGGTTCTCTGCGCCGTGGGCGGCGTGCAAAGCCAGAGCATAACCGTCGACCGCCAGATGGCCCGCTACGGGGTTCCCTGCCTGGCCTTCGTCAACAAGTGCGACAGAAGCGGCGCAAACCCGGCACGAATCACCAACGATCTCAAGGACAAGCTCAACCACAACGCGGTTCCCATACAGCTTCCCATAGGCGTGGGCGCTGATTTCGAGGGCGTGGTGGACCTCGTAAAAATGAAGGCGGTTTATTTCGACGGCGAAAACGGCGAAGACATAAGAGTGGAGGAAATCCCGGCCTCCATGAAGGACGCCGCCGAAGCCGCCCGCGAAACCCTTGTGGACGCGGCCTCCATGTTCTCGGACGACCTCATGGAAGCGGCCCTTGGCGGCGAAATTTCCGAAGAACTTCTGATCGGCGGAATAAGGGCCGCGACCCTTGCCCGCAAGATGACGCCTGTCCTTATGGGAACCGCCTACCGCAACAAGGGAGTTCAGCTTCTTCTGGACGCGGTCACCCTTTACCTGCCCAACCCCGGCGAAAAGGAAAACAAGGCCATTGACCTTGATAACGCCGAGGCCGACATCGTGCTTTCGGCGGACCCCGCAAAACCCCTTGTGGCCCTTGCCTTCAAGCTGGAAGACGGACGCTACGGCCAGCTTACCTACGTGCGCGTCTACCAGGGCACCCTTGCCAAGGGATCCACCATCAAAAACTCCCGCACCGGAAAAAAGGTGAAGGTTGGCAGGGCGGTTAGGATGCACGCAAGCCAGATGGAGGACATCCCGGAAATCCCCGCAGGCACCATAGGCGCGCTTTTCGGCGTGGAGTGCGCGTCCGGCGACACCTTCACGGACCCGGATCTGAACCTCTCGCTCACTTCCATGCACGTTCCGAAGCCCGTCATATCGCTATCCCTCACCGCCGAGGACAACAAAAGCCAGTCCGCCATGGCCAAAGCCCTGAACCGTTTCGTCAAGGAAGACCCCACCTTCACCTGCAGGGTGGATTCGGAAACCAGCGAGACCATCATAAGCGGCATGGGCGAGCTTCACCTTGAAATCTACGTGGAGCGCATGAAACGCGAGTACGGCGCGGCGGTGGTGACCGGCGCTCCCCAGGTGGCCTACCGGGAGACCATCACCCAGAAGGCGACTTTCAACTACACCCACAAAAAGCAGACGGGTGGAAGCGGCCAGTACGGAAGGATCGCAGGCGGGCTTGAACCGGCCATTGAAGAGGATTTCGTGTTCGACAACAAGATCACGGGCGGCGCAATCCCCACCAACTTCATACCGGCCTGCGAAAAGGGTTTCAAGGAGTGCATGGCCAAGGGCCAGCTTCTGGGCTTTCCCGTAACCGGGGTCAAGGTTTACATAAACGACGGCGCGAGCCACGCGGTGGATTCAAGCGACATGGCCTTTCAGGCTGCGGCCAGGGGAGCTTTTCGGGAGGCCTACCCCAAGGCCAAGCCGGTGATACTGGAGCCCATCATGAAGCTGTCGGTTGAAAGCCCCACAGAGTTCCAGGGCGCGGTGATGGGAACCATCGTGCAGCGCCGGGGCATAATTTTGGGCTCCCAGGACGAAGGGGCCATGTGCCGCGTGGAGGCCGAGGTGCCGCTCTCGGAAATGTTCGGCTATTCCACGGTTCTGCGCTCCGCAACCCAGGGCAAGGCCCAGTTCACCATGGAATTCGCCATTTACAGGCGCGTTCCGGGGGATGTGGCGGAAAGGCTTGTAGCACAGGCCAAAGAAGCCAAGGGTAAATCCAACTGA
- the tilS gene encoding tRNA lysidine(34) synthetase TilS: MSEDGLIGAVLKTARRAGMFPKGANVLAAVSGGPDSTAMLSALVMLKDRLLLGEIGVAHVNHGLRGEASDRDEAFVEELARKDGLAFFLEKTSASDLAAENGLCLEEAGRDARYRFFHRICAGHGFSRVAVAHTADDNAETVMMFLLRGAAGTGLSGIPAIRGNIVRPLLEATRKDVLDFLREQNLPFVTDESNSDPSFLRNRIRNELLPLLEKDYNPAVIAALNRLADVMGAEESFWEDFIARRMTLMGVSPKDAEISLPVAELKAEHPAVRRRLVRAAVERVKGDLRKIGLVHVEDVLSLKTGKTAHLPGGVVAKRTRESLVISRPPDFSARPKKRG; this comes from the coding sequence ATGAGTGAAGACGGTCTTATCGGGGCCGTGCTGAAAACGGCCCGGCGCGCGGGAATGTTCCCCAAAGGGGCGAACGTGCTGGCGGCGGTTTCGGGCGGGCCGGACTCCACGGCCATGCTTTCCGCGCTGGTGATGCTGAAGGATCGCCTTCTACTGGGCGAAATCGGCGTTGCCCACGTGAATCACGGATTGAGGGGCGAGGCTTCTGACCGCGACGAGGCCTTTGTGGAGGAGCTTGCGCGGAAAGACGGGCTGGCCTTTTTCCTGGAAAAAACCTCGGCGTCCGATTTGGCGGCGGAAAACGGGCTCTGCCTGGAGGAGGCCGGAAGAGACGCAAGATACCGCTTCTTCCATCGCATTTGCGCCGGACACGGATTCTCGCGCGTGGCCGTGGCCCATACGGCGGACGACAACGCGGAAACCGTTATGATGTTCCTTTTAAGAGGGGCCGCCGGAACCGGGCTTTCGGGGATTCCCGCAATTCGAGGAAACATCGTGCGGCCCCTCCTGGAAGCCACGCGAAAGGACGTGCTGGATTTTTTAAGGGAGCAGAATCTTCCCTTTGTCACGGACGAATCCAACTCCGACCCGTCCTTTCTGCGAAACCGCATAAGAAACGAGCTTCTTCCCCTGCTGGAAAAAGACTACAACCCCGCAGTCATTGCGGCTTTGAACAGGCTGGCCGACGTTATGGGCGCGGAGGAATCCTTCTGGGAGGACTTCATCGCCCGCCGCATGACCCTTATGGGAGTTTCGCCGAAAGATGCCGAAATCTCACTCCCGGTGGCGGAACTCAAGGCGGAGCATCCGGCGGTCAGGCGAAGGCTGGTCAGGGCCGCAGTGGAAAGAGTCAAGGGAGACTTGAGAAAAATCGGCCTTGTCCACGTGGAGGACGTTCTTTCCCTCAAAACCGGCAAGACCGCCCACTTGCCCGGCGGCGTGGTGGCGAAAAGGACAAGGGAGAGCCTCGTCATTTCACGCCCCCCGGATTTTTCCGCCCGCCCCAAAAAACGGGGCTGA